The following are encoded together in the Fodinibius salinus genome:
- the udk gene encoding uridine kinase has protein sequence MLTPLIIGVAGGSGSGKTTVVEHIIETIGAEDILLMQHDSYYRDLKHLPFEERTEQNFDHPSSLETELMIRHLKALKEGYQVKVPIYDFTKHIRKEETKLAKPKKIILIDGILIFSEQNLREQMDIKLYVDTDDDIRLLRRIQRDIVERDRKLENVLTQYEKFVRPMHLEFVEPSKRYADIIIPRGGKNEVALEMVNALIQDRLKP, from the coding sequence CTGTTGACACCACTAATAATTGGCGTTGCCGGCGGCAGCGGATCCGGAAAAACAACTGTTGTTGAACATATTATCGAGACTATTGGCGCAGAAGACATACTGTTGATGCAGCACGATTCCTACTACCGCGACCTTAAACATCTGCCTTTTGAAGAACGTACGGAACAAAATTTTGATCATCCTTCTTCCCTCGAAACAGAGCTGATGATTCGGCATCTGAAAGCACTAAAAGAAGGATATCAGGTTAAAGTACCTATTTATGATTTTACCAAACATATTCGCAAAGAAGAGACAAAACTTGCGAAACCCAAGAAAATTATCCTTATCGACGGTATTTTAATCTTTAGCGAACAAAATCTGCGCGAGCAGATGGATATAAAACTTTATGTAGATACCGATGACGATATCCGCCTGCTGCGGCGCATCCAGCGTGATATTGTAGAACGAGATCGAAAACTAGAAAACGTACTTACCCAATACGAAAAATTTGTTCGTCCCATGCACCTAGAATTTGTGGAACCCAGCAAGCGGTATGCAGATATCATTATACCCCGCGGCGGAAAAAACGAAGTAGCTCTGGAGATGGTTAATGCCCTCATCCAGGATCGGCTCAAACCGTAA
- a CDS encoding fumarate reductase/succinate dehydrogenase flavoprotein subunit, whose translation MNLDSKVPSGPLEDKWSKHLNDIQLVSPNNKRNHDIIVVGTGLAGGSAAASLAELGYNVKSFCIQDSARRAHSIAAQGGINAAKNYPNDGDTIWRLFYDTIKGGDYRSRESNTYRLAQISNEIIDQAVAQGVPFAREYGGLLANRSFGGAQVSRTFYARGQTGQQLLLGAYQSMMRQVHKDKIEMHTRHEMLDLVVIDGKARGIVTRDLVSGEIERWMADAVVLASGGYGNAFYLSTNAKNSNVTAAWRCHKRGAGFANPCYVQIHPTCIPVSGDYQSKLTLMSESLRNDGRVWVPEEKDDDRHPNDIPEDERYYYLEEKYPAFGNLVPRDVASRNAKIVCDEGMGVGPTGRAVYLDFRDAIEREGRQTISEKYGNLFEMYENITGDNPYEEPMRIFPAVHYTMGGLWVDYNLQSNIPGLFVAGEANFSDHGANRLGASALMQGLSDGYFIIPYTVGNYIAQQDFGDVSKDHEAFDEAAANAQGQIDKLFEVDGDRSVVDFHRELGQIMWDKVGISRSEEGLKEAIKQIQELREEFWNNVRVPGEQSNYNKYLEFAGRVADFLELGELMAKDALHRDESAGCHLREEHQSEEGEALRNDEEYSYVAAWEFQGVNGELNEELHKEDLEFDFVELKQRSYK comes from the coding sequence ATGAACTTAGACTCAAAAGTTCCTTCCGGACCACTCGAAGATAAATGGTCTAAACATTTGAATGACATTCAGCTGGTTTCGCCCAACAACAAGCGTAATCACGATATTATTGTTGTGGGTACCGGTTTGGCCGGTGGGTCTGCTGCCGCCAGCTTGGCTGAATTGGGGTATAACGTAAAAAGTTTTTGTATCCAGGATTCAGCAAGACGCGCCCACAGTATTGCTGCCCAGGGTGGAATAAATGCAGCCAAAAACTATCCCAATGATGGAGATACCATTTGGCGTCTTTTTTATGATACGATTAAGGGCGGTGATTATCGCTCTCGCGAATCTAATACCTATCGGCTGGCGCAGATCTCTAATGAAATTATTGATCAGGCGGTAGCGCAGGGTGTGCCTTTTGCCCGTGAATACGGTGGTTTGTTGGCCAATCGTTCGTTTGGTGGGGCGCAAGTCTCACGAACATTTTATGCTCGAGGACAAACAGGTCAACAGCTGTTATTGGGGGCCTATCAGTCGATGATGCGTCAGGTACACAAAGATAAAATTGAGATGCATACCCGGCACGAAATGCTTGATCTGGTGGTCATTGATGGCAAAGCACGGGGAATCGTTACGCGCGATTTAGTCTCCGGTGAAATTGAGCGTTGGATGGCCGATGCGGTAGTACTGGCCAGTGGCGGATACGGCAATGCGTTTTATCTGTCAACCAATGCCAAAAATTCAAATGTGACGGCGGCATGGCGATGTCATAAACGGGGTGCAGGGTTTGCGAATCCCTGTTACGTGCAGATTCATCCGACATGTATCCCTGTTTCAGGAGATTATCAGTCCAAGCTTACGCTGATGAGTGAGAGTCTCCGTAATGACGGACGTGTTTGGGTACCCGAAGAGAAAGATGACGACCGTCATCCTAATGACATCCCAGAAGATGAACGGTACTATTATCTCGAAGAAAAGTATCCTGCCTTTGGAAACTTGGTGCCGCGTGATGTGGCATCCCGAAACGCCAAAATTGTTTGTGATGAAGGTATGGGCGTTGGTCCGACAGGACGAGCAGTATATCTGGATTTCCGTGATGCTATTGAGCGCGAAGGTCGCCAGACGATCTCTGAGAAATATGGAAATCTCTTTGAGATGTACGAAAATATTACTGGTGATAATCCCTATGAAGAGCCGATGCGGATCTTTCCCGCTGTACACTACACCATGGGCGGACTTTGGGTGGATTATAACTTACAGAGTAATATTCCAGGACTGTTTGTGGCCGGAGAAGCGAATTTTTCTGATCATGGAGCCAATCGATTAGGGGCCAGTGCACTCATGCAAGGGCTTTCGGACGGCTACTTTATTATTCCATACACAGTTGGCAACTATATTGCCCAACAGGATTTTGGAGATGTAAGTAAAGATCACGAAGCCTTTGATGAGGCAGCTGCAAATGCCCAGGGACAAATTGATAAGCTTTTTGAAGTGGACGGTGACCGTAGCGTGGTAGACTTTCACCGCGAGCTTGGGCAAATTATGTGGGACAAAGTTGGTATTTCACGAAGCGAAGAAGGCCTTAAGGAAGCGATCAAACAGATTCAGGAATTGCGCGAAGAATTTTGGAATAATGTTCGTGTGCCTGGAGAACAATCTAATTACAACAAATATTTAGAATTTGCAGGACGCGTGGCTGACTTTCTTGAACTCGGTGAGCTGATGGCCAAAGATGCCCTTCACCGCGATGAGTCAGCGGGTTGCCACTTGCGCGAAGAGCATCAGTCCGAAGAAGGAGAAGCACTTCGTAACGATGAAGAATATTCGTATGTGGCGGCTTGGGAGTTCCAGGGCGTAAACGGTGAGCTTAACGAAGAACTCCACAAAGAAGATCTTGAATTTGATTTTGTAGAACTAAAGCAACGCAGTTATAAGTGA
- a CDS encoding RecQ family ATP-dependent DNA helicase — MEFDSELFSKAQQSLEQYWGFPSFRSGQDDAIKSVLAGQNTMVLFPTGGGKSLCYQVPATVLGGLTVVISPLVALMQDQVQQLNDRGIAATFVNSTISSWEIEQRFANARNGMYDLLYCSPERLQTDLWQAEMPKLNIDLIAIDEAHCISEWGHDFRPSYREIRPALKDIADEITWMALTATATPEVRDDIQQSLGFEDSEIVSKGFERPNLKWWVTSTEQKQQKLLQAVKKAAGRGSGLIYGGTRKNCEELSQQITQRLGINTKAYHAGIETGDRKEIQQKWITGEIPLVVATNAFGMGIDKADCRYVIHYEMPYSLESYYQEAGRAGRDGQESFPLLLFKPSDAIIAERRIKDSYPEKEQLQHVYDVLCDHLNLAVGSAMEESEEVSIKKLKKRAGSSKRIIRSSLKVLKQLGIIELIEYITPQIGVQFITGADYIRDKIEELENRKKSHFLDTLFRQYSGEAMGEMKYLKFEYIQRKLNLSPNAVKKGLQVLQDHDQMLKFELIGELPLVRLVDERQSKLQLSKKELEKHRNSLLKKLDYMKGYIETEGCREVYIRQYFGEEKVQECGHCDNCLSNEAQEISVSESDVKRLKELLEEDGKTFNEIRAAFDWSEARAKQLLGYLIREEKVAADKNQYSWQLD; from the coding sequence ATGGAATTTGACTCCGAACTATTTAGCAAAGCACAACAATCCCTAGAGCAGTATTGGGGATTTCCATCTTTTCGTTCCGGGCAGGATGATGCCATAAAATCGGTGTTGGCTGGGCAAAATACGATGGTACTTTTTCCTACAGGCGGGGGCAAGTCGCTTTGCTATCAGGTACCGGCAACTGTATTAGGTGGGCTAACGGTGGTAATCTCACCATTGGTGGCCCTGATGCAGGATCAGGTGCAGCAGCTTAATGATCGTGGAATTGCAGCGACCTTTGTGAACAGTACGATATCATCTTGGGAGATTGAGCAGCGGTTTGCCAATGCCCGAAACGGGATGTACGATTTGCTATACTGTTCCCCCGAGCGACTGCAGACTGATCTCTGGCAGGCCGAAATGCCAAAGCTGAATATTGATTTGATTGCCATTGACGAAGCTCATTGTATTTCCGAATGGGGGCATGACTTTCGTCCCAGCTATCGCGAAATCCGTCCGGCCTTAAAGGATATTGCAGATGAGATAACTTGGATGGCCCTTACCGCTACGGCAACGCCTGAAGTCCGTGATGATATCCAACAGAGCTTGGGATTTGAAGATTCTGAAATTGTGTCTAAAGGCTTTGAGCGACCCAATCTGAAATGGTGGGTAACTTCCACCGAGCAAAAGCAGCAAAAGTTATTGCAAGCTGTTAAAAAAGCAGCCGGCAGAGGATCGGGACTTATTTACGGGGGGACCCGCAAGAATTGTGAAGAATTATCTCAACAGATTACTCAAAGGCTGGGTATTAACACCAAGGCTTATCATGCGGGGATTGAAACGGGAGATCGGAAGGAGATTCAACAGAAGTGGATTACCGGCGAAATACCGCTGGTGGTAGCGACAAATGCATTTGGGATGGGGATCGACAAAGCTGATTGCCGCTATGTGATACATTATGAAATGCCGTATTCATTGGAGTCGTATTATCAGGAAGCTGGCCGAGCAGGACGTGATGGGCAAGAGAGCTTTCCTTTGCTCTTATTTAAACCATCAGATGCGATTATTGCTGAGCGACGTATTAAGGACTCATATCCCGAGAAAGAACAGTTGCAGCATGTGTATGATGTGCTTTGCGATCATTTGAATTTGGCAGTAGGATCTGCGATGGAAGAATCAGAAGAGGTCTCCATCAAAAAGCTTAAAAAGCGTGCGGGCAGTTCAAAGCGCATTATTCGGTCATCACTGAAGGTATTAAAACAGCTAGGAATCATTGAGCTAATAGAGTACATCACTCCACAGATTGGTGTGCAGTTTATCACAGGGGCTGATTATATTCGTGATAAAATTGAAGAACTGGAAAATCGAAAAAAATCTCATTTCCTGGATACGTTATTTAGGCAGTATAGCGGAGAGGCCATGGGAGAAATGAAGTATCTTAAATTCGAATATATTCAACGGAAATTGAATCTCTCCCCTAATGCAGTTAAAAAAGGATTACAAGTTCTGCAGGATCACGACCAGATGCTCAAGTTTGAATTAATTGGTGAACTGCCACTTGTTCGACTGGTAGATGAGCGGCAGTCGAAATTGCAATTAAGCAAAAAAGAGCTTGAAAAGCACCGCAACAGCTTGTTAAAAAAGTTGGATTACATGAAAGGGTATATCGAGACGGAGGGATGTAGGGAAGTGTATATCCGGCAGTATTTTGGAGAGGAAAAAGTACAGGAATGCGGACACTGTGACAACTGTCTGTCCAATGAGGCACAGGAGATTAGCGTTTCAGAAAGTGATGTAAAGAGGTTGAAAGAGCTACTGGAAGAAGATGGGAAAACATTTAATGAAATTCGGGCAGCATTTGACTGGAGTGAAGCCCGTGCTAAACAATTGTTGGGTTATTTAATTCGTGAAGAAAAAGTAGCAGCGGATAAGAATCAGTATTCTTGGCAACTTGACTGA
- a CDS encoding DUF4296 domain-containing protein, whose product MMGKRIIVSAVLLWALGSCSSTPEKPTNLIPEDRYITLLIEKQLVRTYTEFNKTDSTKIDSLANAIYEQYDITEEQFQDSHHYYQQFPEEQKKRISRAIEQLKQELVTDQKTDSSTSKTVDDSVKIKKQ is encoded by the coding sequence ATGATGGGCAAGCGAATCATCGTTTCTGCTGTATTGCTTTGGGCATTGGGGAGCTGCTCTTCAACACCGGAAAAACCAACAAACCTGATCCCTGAAGATCGATATATTACGCTGCTAATCGAAAAACAGCTGGTACGTACTTATACAGAATTCAATAAAACAGACAGTACCAAAATAGATTCTTTGGCCAATGCTATCTATGAACAATACGATATTACCGAAGAGCAGTTCCAAGATAGTCATCATTATTATCAACAGTTTCCCGAAGAACAAAAAAAGCGCATAAGTCGCGCTATCGAGCAGCTTAAACAAGAGCTGGTAACAGATCAAAAGACTGATAGTTCTACTTCCAAGACGGTAGATGACAGTGTCAAAATTAAAAAGCAGTAA
- a CDS encoding SDR family oxidoreductase, with the protein MDINSKKAIITGASSGLGAAFSKSIIEKGGTVFGLARSTDKLEQLQDKLGTAFTPVTMDITNHEAIQEWVTNTFSDKHAPDILINNAGLGRFGDVDRLPLDEWEAMIQTNLSGIFYMTRQCIPKMKANDNVCHVINIASIAGKVANPQLTGYNASKFGVRGFSEALFQEVRYDGIKVTCFYPGSTATDFFGQNDLETHENMMQPQEVADVLINVLETPDNFLINDVTMRPLNPKSPNEQ; encoded by the coding sequence ATGGATATTAATTCAAAAAAAGCAATCATCACCGGTGCCAGCAGTGGGCTCGGCGCCGCATTTAGTAAATCTATCATTGAAAAAGGTGGCACAGTCTTTGGGCTGGCCCGCAGCACTGACAAGCTTGAGCAGCTTCAGGACAAGCTGGGTACTGCATTCACTCCTGTTACGATGGACATTACCAATCATGAGGCCATCCAAGAATGGGTAACTAATACATTTTCTGATAAACATGCGCCCGACATTCTTATCAATAATGCCGGGCTTGGCCGTTTTGGGGATGTGGATAGACTGCCGCTGGATGAGTGGGAGGCAATGATCCAAACTAATCTATCGGGCATTTTTTATATGACCAGGCAATGCATCCCAAAAATGAAAGCTAACGACAATGTCTGTCATGTCATTAATATCGCATCTATTGCCGGCAAAGTCGCCAACCCTCAACTCACCGGCTACAATGCTTCAAAGTTTGGTGTTCGTGGATTCAGTGAAGCCCTGTTCCAAGAAGTGCGCTATGATGGTATTAAAGTAACTTGCTTTTACCCTGGATCCACAGCCACCGATTTCTTTGGCCAAAATGATCTGGAAACGCATGAAAATATGATGCAGCCGCAGGAGGTAGCTGATGTATTAATTAACGTGCTTGAAACACCAGACAACTTTTTAATCAATGATGTGACCATGCGTCCGCTTAACCCAAAATCTCCTAATGAACAATGA
- a CDS encoding N-acetylmuramoyl-L-alanine amidase family protein: MLLSSPLQAQENALQKLSSAERSDGKGYVLRYHLSQQVDSFEVYQPDVDLIQMTLYSNEVDTNNIGIPSDSPIFDEISFYELPNGVGVDIYIAKDYYYDSKAYHDASSNDLLLALTETDREELEYITQDLKPLMWSRLTMDSEEMLVENESIDTAKTLNGDYQKTKDKIKLDVVVIDPGHGGHDPGSIGYKGVKEKDIVLDISKKVGGYIKKYMPGVKVVYTRESDKFIELEERGSIANRAEGDLFVSIHCNSHSSRQAYGTDVFFLGLERSQTALKVMKRENKVVRANNDTEQKKLTQEELLIYELANSGYIASSEQIAGMFENQLDNRAQRHSRGVKQARFVVLYHASMPAVLLETGFISNPSEARYLTSNYGQSIIASAIFRAIRNYKEDYDKSQHFNSK, translated from the coding sequence TTGTTGCTCTCTTCTCCGTTACAAGCCCAAGAAAATGCCTTACAAAAACTATCCAGTGCAGAGCGCAGCGATGGCAAAGGATACGTGCTTCGCTATCACCTGAGCCAACAAGTGGATTCCTTTGAAGTCTATCAGCCCGATGTTGATCTTATCCAGATGACCCTTTACAGCAATGAGGTTGATACAAATAATATCGGCATTCCAAGTGATTCCCCTATTTTTGATGAAATCAGTTTTTATGAACTGCCCAATGGTGTCGGCGTAGATATCTATATTGCAAAAGATTATTACTACGACAGCAAAGCATATCATGATGCCAGCAGTAATGATCTACTACTGGCCCTGACCGAAACTGATCGAGAGGAATTAGAATATATCACCCAGGATTTGAAACCGCTGATGTGGTCACGCCTGACGATGGATTCTGAAGAGATGCTAGTCGAAAATGAATCTATCGATACGGCTAAAACGCTAAACGGTGACTATCAAAAGACTAAAGATAAAATTAAACTGGATGTAGTAGTTATTGATCCCGGGCACGGCGGACACGATCCCGGTTCCATCGGATATAAAGGCGTAAAAGAAAAAGATATTGTCCTCGACATCTCCAAAAAAGTAGGCGGATACATCAAGAAATATATGCCGGGTGTAAAAGTGGTATATACCCGTGAAAGTGATAAGTTTATAGAACTTGAAGAAAGAGGCAGCATTGCCAATCGCGCCGAAGGCGACTTGTTTGTATCCATCCACTGCAACTCTCACTCCTCTAGACAAGCTTACGGGACTGATGTATTTTTCCTGGGATTAGAACGTAGCCAGACTGCCCTTAAAGTGATGAAGCGAGAAAACAAGGTTGTCCGTGCTAATAATGATACTGAACAAAAAAAGCTAACACAGGAAGAACTGCTTATTTACGAGCTGGCCAACAGCGGATATATTGCCAGCAGTGAACAAATTGCAGGAATGTTTGAGAATCAGCTTGATAACCGCGCACAGCGCCACTCCCGCGGAGTTAAGCAGGCACGATTTGTAGTATTATACCATGCTTCAATGCCTGCTGTATTACTCGAAACCGGTTTTATAAGCAATCCCAGCGAAGCACGATACCTTACCTCTAATTATGGGCAAAGTATTATTGCTTCTGCAATCTTTCGGGCTATCCGAAATTACAAAGAAGATTATGACAAAAGCCAGCACTTTAACTCTAAATAA
- a CDS encoding succinate dehydrogenase/fumarate reductase iron-sulfur subunit, producing MADTFTIHLKVWRQAGPNKPGKLVDYTVDNVNSHMSFLEMLDVLNEQIIAKGEEEPIEFDYDCREGICGSCNLMINGRAHGPKAMTCSCQLHMRNYSDGDTITVEPFRAKAFPVIKDLVVDRSAFDRIIESGGYVSVKTGSAPDANSIPVDKSVADTAFDYATCIGCGACVAACPNSSASLFTGAKLAHLNRLPQGEPERKKRTVAMVEQMEEEGFGDCSNYAECEAVCPKGISISAIAEMRRDYMKATFAGEEV from the coding sequence ATGGCTGATACATTTACGATTCACTTGAAAGTTTGGCGGCAAGCAGGGCCCAATAAACCCGGCAAGTTAGTTGATTATACGGTTGATAATGTCAACTCTCACATGTCGTTTTTGGAAATGCTCGATGTGTTAAATGAGCAGATCATTGCCAAAGGGGAAGAAGAGCCAATCGAATTTGATTACGACTGCCGCGAAGGTATTTGCGGTTCGTGTAATTTGATGATTAACGGCCGGGCGCACGGACCTAAAGCAATGACCTGTTCTTGCCAGTTGCACATGCGTAATTACAGCGACGGCGATACCATCACCGTTGAACCATTCCGCGCTAAAGCATTTCCCGTTATTAAAGATTTGGTAGTGGATCGTTCAGCTTTTGATCGCATTATCGAATCGGGTGGATATGTATCAGTAAAAACCGGATCTGCCCCGGATGCCAATTCCATTCCTGTTGATAAGTCTGTAGCCGATACAGCTTTTGATTATGCTACCTGTATCGGATGCGGAGCTTGCGTTGCTGCGTGCCCCAATTCTTCAGCTTCATTGTTTACAGGGGCGAAACTGGCACACCTCAATCGTTTGCCCCAAGGCGAACCTGAGCGCAAGAAGCGAACAGTAGCTATGGTAGAGCAGATGGAGGAGGAAGGTTTTGGAGATTGCTCAAACTATGCTGAGTGTGAAGCTGTTTGTCCAAAGGGTATTTCCATCTCCGCCATTGCAGAGATGCGCCGTGATTATATGAAAGCAACTTTTGCCGGTGAAGAAGTATAA